In a genomic window of Branchiostoma lanceolatum isolate klBraLanc5 chromosome 12, klBraLanc5.hap2, whole genome shotgun sequence:
- the LOC136445587 gene encoding uncharacterized protein yields MSSEKLVMDQGFGPSLAGLGLTRPYKRQGGRRTGLVLLAGGCLGGVLVCAVLMPLVYVTMSHLQLEVTELRTLVITRSALTASPGTEDRRNDTAAGGAHRERREADLTPSIVNVYVRWGREDCGENAKTVYSGVAGSGSYNHHGGGSDYLCLPLEGVEWNNPVAGHQHGSYMYGAEYELNSDGYFSSENMESGSITNPMDYDVPCSVCHVGRSARVMIPARLSCPGPEWSKEYSGYLMSSHHAHQSNKNFVCVDGAPNLRPGSSANDNGALFYLVEAACGSLPCGPYISGYELTCVVCTI; encoded by the exons GTTTCGGCCCTTCCCTGGCTGGTCTGGGCCTGACCCGGCCGTACAAGAGGCAGGGCGGGCGGCGGACGGGACTGGTGCTCCTGGCGGGAGGCTGTCTGGGCGGGGTGCTGGTGTGCGCCGTCCTCATGCCGCTGGTCTACGTCACCATGTCACACCTGCAACTGGAGGTGACCGAGCTCAGGACCCTCGTG ATAACCCGATCTGCACTGACGGCCTCGCCTGGTACAGAGGACCGACGGAACGACACTGCTGCGGGCGGGGCGCACAGGGAGCGGAGAGAGGCCGACCTGACGCCGTCCATCGTCAACGTGTACGTGCGGTGGGGGAGGGAGGACTGTGGTGAGAACGCCAAGACTGTCTATTCCG GCGTTGCCGGGAGTGGCTCGTACAACCATCACGGAGGAGGAAGTGACTACCTGTGCCTGCCCCTGGAAGGTGTGGAGTGGAACAACCCAGTGGCTGGTCATCAGCACGGGAGCTACATGTACGGGGCAGAATATGAGCTTAATAGTGACGGCTACTTCTCCTCTGAGAACATGGAGTCCGGTTCTATCACCAACCCTATGGACTATGACGTCCCCTGCTCCGTCTGTCACGTCGGTCGGTCTGCCCGCGTCATGATTCCCGCCCGCCTGTCCTGTCCTGGGCCGGAGTGGAGTAAGGAGTACAGCGGGTACCTGATGTCAAGTCATCACGCCCATCAGAGCAACAAGAACTTCGTCTGTGTGGACGGAGCTCCCAACCTGAGGCCAGGATCTTCTGCCAACGACAACGGAGCCCTTTTCTACCTGGTGGAGGCGGCGTGTGGCTCTCTTCCCTGCGGGCCCTACATCAGCGGCTACGAGCTGACCTGTGTGGTCTGCACCATATAA